A genomic region of Mycobacterium sp. Aquia_213 contains the following coding sequences:
- the lipA gene encoding lipoyl synthase, with protein MTVAPEGRKLLRLEVRNAQTPIERKPPWIKTRVRMGPEYTALKSLVKREGLHTVCEEAGCPNIFECWEDREATFLIGGDQCTRRCDFCQIDTGKPAELDRDEPRRVAESVQAMGLRYATVTGVARDDLPDGGAWLYAETVRAIKELNPSTGVELLAPDFNGEPARLAEVFESRPEVFAHNVETVPRIFKRIRPAFTYQRSLGVLTAAREVGLVTKSNLILGLGETPDEVRTALADLHDAGCDIVTVTQYLRPSARHHPVQRWVKPEEFDEFARYAEGLGFAGVLAGPLVRSSYRAGRLYEQAVRSRTSDALG; from the coding sequence GTGACTGTCGCTCCCGAAGGCCGCAAATTGCTGCGGCTGGAAGTGCGCAACGCGCAGACCCCGATCGAGCGCAAGCCACCGTGGATCAAGACCCGGGTCCGGATGGGACCGGAGTACACGGCGCTCAAAAGCCTGGTGAAGCGGGAAGGCCTGCACACCGTCTGCGAAGAGGCCGGCTGCCCCAACATCTTCGAGTGCTGGGAAGACCGCGAGGCCACCTTCCTGATCGGCGGCGACCAGTGCACCCGCCGCTGCGACTTCTGCCAGATCGACACCGGCAAGCCCGCCGAGCTGGACCGCGACGAGCCCCGCCGGGTCGCCGAGAGCGTGCAGGCGATGGGGCTGCGCTATGCCACCGTCACCGGCGTCGCCCGCGATGACCTGCCCGACGGCGGCGCTTGGCTGTACGCCGAAACCGTGCGCGCCATCAAGGAGCTCAACCCGTCGACCGGTGTCGAGCTGCTGGCCCCCGACTTCAACGGCGAGCCCGCGCGCCTGGCGGAGGTCTTCGAGTCGCGCCCGGAAGTGTTCGCGCACAACGTCGAAACGGTCCCGCGCATCTTCAAGCGGATCCGGCCCGCGTTCACCTACCAGCGCAGCCTGGGTGTGCTCACCGCCGCGCGCGAGGTCGGGCTGGTCACCAAGAGCAACCTGATCCTCGGCCTGGGCGAGACGCCCGACGAGGTCCGCACCGCCCTGGCCGACCTGCACGACGCCGGCTGCGACATCGTCACCGTCACTCAGTACCTGCGCCCGTCGGCGCGCCACCACCCGGTGCAGCGCTGGGTGAAGCCCGAGGAGTTCGACGAGTTCGCGCGCTACGCCGAGGGGCTGGGCTTCGCGGGCGTGCTGGCCGGGCCGCTGGTGCGCTCGTCGTACCGGGCCGGCCGGCTCTACGAGCAGGCCGTGCGCAGCCGCACCTCGGACGCCCTGGGGTAA
- the lipB gene encoding lipoyl(octanoyl) transferase LipB — protein MMGSIRSSTAAIEVRQLGTVEYRTAWRLQRDLADTRLAGGNDTLLLLDHPAVYTAGRRTEPHERPVDGTPVVDTDRGGKITWHGPGQLVGYPIIGLAEPLDVVNYVRRLEESLIKVCCDLGLDAGRIDGRSGVWLPGRPARKIAAIGVRVSRATALHGFALNCDCDLDAYAAIVPCGLTDAGVTSLSAELGRTVTVDEVRAAVATAVCDALDGVLPVQAHDAARVASAM, from the coding sequence GTGATGGGTTCCATCCGGTCCAGCACGGCAGCGATCGAGGTCCGCCAACTGGGGACGGTCGAATATCGCACCGCCTGGCGGCTGCAGCGCGACCTGGCCGACACGAGGCTCGCCGGCGGCAACGACACCCTGCTCCTGCTGGATCACCCCGCGGTCTACACCGCCGGACGGCGCACCGAGCCGCACGAGCGACCGGTGGACGGCACGCCCGTCGTCGACACCGATCGCGGCGGCAAGATCACCTGGCACGGGCCGGGCCAGTTGGTCGGCTACCCGATCATCGGCCTCGCCGAACCCCTCGATGTGGTGAATTACGTTCGGCGCCTTGAAGAATCGCTGATCAAGGTGTGTTGCGATCTAGGGCTGGACGCCGGCCGGATCGACGGCCGCTCCGGCGTGTGGCTGCCGGGCCGCCCCGCGCGCAAGATCGCCGCGATCGGCGTCCGGGTCTCGCGGGCGACCGCGCTGCACGGGTTCGCGCTCAACTGCGACTGCGATCTGGACGCATACGCGGCCATCGTGCCGTGCGGCCTGACCGACGCCGGGGTGACGTCGCTGTCCGCCGAACTCGGGCGCACGGTGACCGTCGACGAGGTCCGCGCGGCCGTCGCCACGGCCGTCTGCGATGCCCTCGACGGCGTCTTACCGGTGCAGGCACACGACGCCGCCCGCGTAGCATCAGCGATGTGA
- a CDS encoding helix-turn-helix transcriptional regulator — protein MAQQDELIGPREVAELMNVAVDTVYSMRHRGNGPVGWRRGKRLVFKRGDVEAFLAHEREHTLRGQVVVRS, from the coding sequence ATGGCACAGCAAGACGAACTGATCGGACCACGCGAAGTCGCCGAGCTGATGAACGTGGCGGTCGACACCGTGTACAGCATGCGCCACCGAGGCAACGGACCAGTCGGCTGGCGGCGCGGCAAGCGTCTGGTGTTCAAGCGAGGCGACGTCGAGGCATTTCTGGCTCACGAGCGTGAGCACACGTTGCGCGGCCAGGTAGTCGTTCGTTCTTGA
- a CDS encoding DUF4191 domain-containing protein has product MAKSRSTAENKAARAAAAKERKAASKERRGQLWQAFNVQRKQDKRLLPYMIGAFIAIVAVSVTVGVLVGGFAMFTLIPLGVVLGALVAFIIFGRRAQKSIYRQAEGQTGAAAWVLDNLRGKWRVTPGVAATGHFDAVHRVIGRPGVIFVGEGSTTRVKPLLAQEKKRTARLIGDIPIYDIVVGTGDGEVPLSKLERHLTRLPANISVKQMDTLESRLAALGSRAGAAVMPKGPMPNAGKMKGVQRTVRRK; this is encoded by the coding sequence ATGGCTAAGTCCCGCAGTACCGCCGAGAACAAGGCCGCCCGGGCAGCGGCGGCCAAGGAACGCAAGGCGGCATCCAAGGAACGCCGCGGCCAGCTGTGGCAGGCGTTCAACGTGCAGCGCAAACAGGACAAGCGCCTGCTCCCCTACATGATCGGCGCCTTCATCGCGATCGTGGCCGTCTCGGTGACGGTGGGTGTGCTGGTCGGCGGGTTCGCCATGTTCACCCTGATCCCGCTCGGCGTGGTGCTGGGCGCGCTGGTGGCGTTCATCATCTTCGGCCGCCGGGCCCAGAAGTCGATCTACCGCCAAGCCGAGGGGCAAACCGGTGCGGCGGCCTGGGTGCTGGACAACCTGCGCGGCAAGTGGCGGGTCACCCCGGGGGTAGCGGCCACCGGCCACTTCGACGCGGTGCACCGGGTGATCGGCCGGCCGGGCGTCATCTTTGTCGGCGAGGGCTCGACGACCCGCGTCAAACCGCTGCTGGCCCAAGAGAAGAAGCGCACCGCGCGGCTGATCGGCGACATACCGATCTACGACATCGTCGTCGGCACCGGCGACGGTGAGGTTCCGCTGTCCAAGCTGGAGCGGCACCTGACCCGGCTTCCGGCCAATATCAGCGTCAAGCAGATGGACACCCTGGAGTCGCGGTTGGCCGCGCTGGGATCGCGGGCCGGTGCGGCCGTGATGCCGAAGGGACCGATGCCCAACGCCGGCAAGATGAAGGGCGTGCAGCGCACCGTGCGCCGCAAGTAG
- a CDS encoding NAD(P)H-binding protein, whose protein sequence is MYLITGAGGGIGGVSRSVVEELRSRGEPVRAMVHRDDARADSLRALGAEVVVGDLTEPRDVVDAMAGADRMFFSMSVSPDYLQATAVVCAAALESGRLDVLVNMSQMTVSEMTLTSTDESRQHRLHWLAEHVVNWSGVPAVHIRPTAFLDNPIFTSLAAPSLRERNLLVLPFGTGRTSPIAASDVARVVSTVLLDPADHIGAVYELTGPESLDVDGLAAAYARALQRPITGADIAYDTWVTEVLQPLGLPAHVAQHLATMAKLHRAGRYDRSTDDVERITGQPALSVEQYVAANPQLFA, encoded by the coding sequence ATGTATTTGATTACCGGTGCGGGTGGGGGTATCGGCGGCGTCAGCCGGTCGGTGGTCGAGGAGTTGCGGTCCCGCGGCGAGCCGGTGCGCGCGATGGTGCACCGCGACGACGCACGAGCCGACTCGCTGCGCGCGTTGGGCGCCGAGGTGGTGGTCGGCGACCTGACCGAGCCGCGCGACGTCGTCGACGCGATGGCCGGCGCCGACCGGATGTTCTTCTCGATGAGCGTCTCGCCCGACTACCTGCAGGCGACGGCGGTGGTATGTGCGGCGGCGCTGGAGTCGGGCCGCCTCGACGTGCTGGTGAACATGTCGCAGATGACGGTGTCGGAGATGACGCTGACAAGCACCGACGAGTCGCGCCAGCATCGCCTGCACTGGCTCGCCGAGCACGTGGTGAACTGGTCGGGCGTACCGGCCGTGCACATCCGGCCGACGGCGTTTTTGGACAATCCGATCTTCACCTCGCTGGCCGCACCCTCGTTGCGCGAGCGGAATCTGTTGGTGCTGCCGTTCGGGACCGGCCGGACCTCGCCGATCGCGGCCAGTGACGTGGCCCGGGTGGTCAGCACGGTGCTGTTGGACCCGGCCGATCACATCGGGGCCGTCTACGAGTTGACCGGCCCGGAAAGCCTGGACGTCGACGGGCTGGCCGCGGCGTACGCGCGCGCATTGCAGCGTCCGATCACCGGCGCCGACATCGCGTACGACACCTGGGTCACCGAGGTTCTGCAGCCGCTGGGCCTGCCCGCACACGTCGCGCAACACCTCGCCACGATGGCGAAGCTGCACCGCGCGGGCCGCTACGACCGCTCCACCGACGACGTCGAGCGGATCACCGGCCAACCCGCACTGAGCGTCGAGCAGTACGTCGCGGCGAACCCACAGCTGTTCGCGTAG
- a CDS encoding RDD family protein, translating into MMSESRPAYPGETLGLPKDGSGSLASMGRRLAALAVDWLIAYGLAALAMAFGMFSERMLSTAVLVIWFLLGVVAVRLYGFTPGQLALGLEVVALDGRLGVGRVAARGLLVALVVPALFTDWDGRGIQDRVTNTAVVRR; encoded by the coding sequence ATGATGTCGGAGTCGCGCCCGGCATACCCCGGCGAGACGCTCGGTCTACCGAAGGACGGGTCGGGATCGCTGGCGTCGATGGGACGCCGCCTGGCGGCGTTGGCGGTCGACTGGCTGATTGCTTACGGTCTGGCAGCGCTGGCCATGGCGTTCGGCATGTTCTCCGAACGCATGCTGTCGACGGCAGTGCTGGTGATCTGGTTTCTGCTCGGCGTGGTGGCGGTGCGGCTGTACGGGTTCACCCCCGGTCAGCTGGCACTCGGACTCGAGGTAGTCGCGCTGGACGGGCGGCTCGGCGTGGGCCGGGTGGCGGCGCGCGGACTGCTGGTCGCCCTGGTGGTCCCGGCGTTGTTCACCGACTGGGACGGGCGGGGCATCCAGGACCGGGTGACCAACACGGCCGTGGTCCGGCGCTAG
- a CDS encoding recombinase family protein translates to MASITTSATGTKLGYARVSTGHQSLDQQVDALIAAGVDSVRVYSDKLSGTSTREQRPGLAALLNYAREGDAIVVVGIDRLGRNAAEVMSTIRDLGKRKIVLRSLREGIDTSNATGRMVAGVLASLAELELELGRERRSAAREARRARGQSIGRPKALNASKAALAQRMHASGEPASSVADALGVSRATVYRVLAERNVGLGQPD, encoded by the coding sequence ATGGCATCGATCACTACGAGTGCGACCGGAACCAAGCTTGGATACGCCCGCGTCAGCACCGGTCATCAATCGCTGGATCAACAAGTCGATGCGCTCATCGCTGCCGGTGTTGATTCCGTCCGCGTCTACTCCGACAAGCTCTCGGGAACATCGACCCGCGAGCAGCGTCCCGGCCTGGCCGCGCTCTTGAACTACGCCCGTGAGGGCGACGCAATCGTTGTAGTCGGTATCGACCGGCTTGGTCGCAACGCCGCTGAGGTGATGTCGACGATCCGCGACCTCGGCAAGCGCAAGATCGTGCTGCGATCGCTGCGCGAGGGTATTGACACCTCCAACGCGACGGGCCGCATGGTGGCAGGCGTGCTGGCGAGCCTTGCCGAGCTTGAGTTGGAGCTGGGTCGCGAGCGTCGCTCAGCGGCTCGTGAGGCGCGTCGGGCGCGCGGGCAGTCCATTGGTAGACCGAAAGCGTTGAATGCTTCGAAGGCCGCGCTCGCGCAACGGATGCACGCAAGTGGCGAGCCCGCGAGCTCCGTCGCGGACGCGCTAGGAGTTAGCCGCGCAACTGTATATCGGGTCTTGGCCGAGCGGAACGTCGGCCTAGGCCAGCCCGACTAA
- a CDS encoding tyrosine-type recombinase/integrase yields the protein MTTYKRAHRSGVEDRWHRRGDGPACANAKHGKLGTLVQSAGHGIGKRWRARYIDPSGKEVQRSFDVKAEAAAWITAQTADIAKGSYVAPKDAAMTFDDWAEKWLASYSKSRRQSSARQAKTHLKTIRETFGPMTLAEIKPSMVVAWNGSLQADYEASTIYAMYRRLTHVLDDAVHDGLLARNPCSRRTAPPTGDVEQFCPTTEQVWQLHDEMPEHLQVAVLLGAFAGLRVSEAVALRIEDVDFTRGIVHPKVQWSQDKGWSAPLKTKGSNKPVPIPRELTLMLSASVQKFPGPTLVTNGGGQRVGPWIVDRAVDKARQVDELHFHCLRHHLATLLIDSGCDVKTVQARLRHASAKTTLDVYGHLWPDKDETTRAAIGGVIAARVASSSKDPAGALRAKPS from the coding sequence ATGACGACCTACAAACGTGCACACCGGAGCGGCGTCGAGGACCGCTGGCACCGTCGCGGCGACGGACCTGCCTGCGCTAATGCTAAGCACGGCAAACTGGGCACTCTGGTTCAGAGCGCCGGTCACGGCATCGGAAAGCGTTGGCGAGCAAGGTATATCGACCCATCGGGTAAAGAGGTTCAGAGGTCGTTCGATGTGAAAGCTGAAGCCGCAGCATGGATTACGGCTCAGACCGCCGACATCGCCAAGGGCTCGTACGTGGCCCCGAAGGATGCGGCGATGACGTTCGACGACTGGGCGGAGAAGTGGCTGGCGTCTTATAGCAAGTCACGGCGGCAATCTTCGGCCCGACAAGCCAAGACGCATCTGAAGACGATCCGCGAAACGTTCGGCCCGATGACACTCGCTGAGATCAAGCCGTCGATGGTGGTTGCCTGGAATGGCAGCCTCCAGGCCGACTACGAGGCGTCGACCATCTATGCCATGTACCGACGACTGACGCATGTGCTCGATGACGCAGTCCACGATGGTCTCTTAGCCCGCAATCCATGCTCACGTAGGACCGCGCCGCCCACAGGCGATGTCGAACAGTTCTGCCCGACAACCGAACAGGTATGGCAACTCCACGATGAAATGCCCGAACACCTACAGGTTGCCGTACTGCTCGGGGCGTTCGCGGGACTGCGCGTATCCGAGGCCGTGGCGCTGCGGATCGAAGACGTGGACTTCACACGCGGCATCGTGCACCCGAAAGTGCAGTGGTCCCAAGACAAAGGTTGGTCTGCTCCACTGAAGACCAAGGGCAGCAACAAGCCCGTACCGATTCCGCGAGAGTTGACATTGATGCTGTCTGCGTCGGTTCAGAAGTTCCCCGGCCCGACGTTGGTAACCAACGGCGGGGGCCAGCGGGTCGGCCCGTGGATAGTTGACCGGGCCGTGGATAAGGCCCGTCAGGTTGACGAGCTGCACTTCCATTGCCTGCGACACCATCTGGCAACGCTGTTGATCGACAGCGGCTGCGATGTGAAGACGGTCCAGGCTCGGCTTCGGCATGCTTCGGCGAAGACAACGTTGGACGTGTACGGGCACCTGTGGCCGGACAAAGACGAAACCACCCGCGCAGCAATCGGTGGTGTGATCGCGGCGCGGGTGGCGTCGTCTAGCAAGGATCCTGCGGGCGCTCTGCGGGCGAAGCCGTCCTAG
- the glnA gene encoding type I glutamate--ammonia ligase, whose product MTEKTPDDVFKLAKDEGVEFVDVRFCDLPGIMQHFTIPISFFDQSVFDDGLAFDGSSIRGFQSIHESDMLLLPDPATAQIDLFTEAKTLNLNFFVHDPFTLEAYSRDPRNVARKAENYLKSTGVADTAYFGAEAEFYIFDSVSFDSRTNGSFYEVDAISGWWNTGEPTENDGSPNRGYKVRPKGGYFPVAPVDHYVDLRGRMLQNLIKAGFSLEKGHHEVGTGGQAEINYKFNTLLHAADDMQLYKYIVKNTAWQAGKTVTFMPKPLFGDNGSGMHTHQSLWKDGNPLMYDETGYAGLSDTARHYIGGLLHHAPSLLAFTNPTVNSYKRLVPGFEAPINLVYSQRNRSACVRIPITGSNPKAKRLEFRCPDSSGNPYLAFAAMLMAGLDGIKNKIEPQSPVDKDLYELPPEEAANIPQAPTQLSAVIDRLEEDHEYLTEGGVFTPDLIETWISFKRENEILPVQIRPHPYEFALYYDV is encoded by the coding sequence GTGACGGAAAAGACGCCCGACGACGTCTTCAAGCTCGCCAAGGACGAAGGCGTCGAGTTTGTCGACGTTAGGTTCTGTGACCTGCCCGGCATCATGCAGCACTTCACGATTCCGATTTCGTTCTTCGACCAAAGCGTCTTCGACGATGGCTTGGCCTTCGACGGCTCGTCGATTCGCGGATTCCAGTCGATCCACGAGTCGGACATGTTGCTGCTCCCCGACCCGGCGACCGCGCAGATCGACCTGTTCACTGAAGCCAAGACGCTGAACCTCAACTTCTTCGTGCACGACCCCTTCACCCTCGAGGCGTACTCGCGCGACCCGCGCAACGTCGCCCGCAAGGCGGAGAACTACCTGAAGAGCACCGGCGTCGCCGACACCGCCTACTTCGGTGCCGAGGCCGAGTTCTACATCTTCGACTCGGTGTCCTTCGACTCCCGAACCAACGGCTCGTTCTACGAGGTGGACGCGATCTCGGGCTGGTGGAACACCGGCGAGCCGACCGAGAACGACGGCAGCCCCAACCGCGGATACAAGGTGCGCCCCAAGGGGGGCTACTTCCCGGTCGCCCCGGTCGACCACTACGTCGACCTGCGCGGCAGGATGCTGCAAAACCTGATCAAGGCCGGCTTCAGCCTGGAGAAGGGCCACCACGAGGTGGGCACCGGCGGTCAGGCCGAGATCAACTACAAGTTCAACACGCTCCTTCACGCGGCCGACGACATGCAGCTGTACAAGTACATCGTCAAGAACACCGCGTGGCAGGCCGGCAAGACGGTCACGTTCATGCCCAAGCCACTGTTCGGTGACAACGGCTCCGGCATGCACACCCACCAGTCGCTGTGGAAAGACGGCAACCCGTTGATGTACGACGAGACCGGATATGCCGGCCTGTCGGACACCGCCCGCCACTACATCGGCGGCCTGCTGCACCACGCCCCGTCGCTGCTGGCCTTCACCAACCCGACGGTCAACTCCTACAAGCGGCTGGTGCCCGGCTTCGAGGCGCCGATCAACCTGGTCTACAGCCAGCGCAACCGCTCGGCGTGTGTGCGTATCCCGATCACCGGTAGCAACCCGAAGGCCAAGCGGCTGGAGTTCCGTTGCCCCGACTCGTCGGGCAACCCGTACCTGGCGTTCGCGGCCATGCTGATGGCCGGCCTGGACGGCATCAAGAACAAGATCGAGCCGCAGTCTCCGGTCGACAAGGACCTCTACGAGCTGCCGCCGGAAGAGGCCGCCAACATCCCGCAGGCACCCACTCAGCTGTCCGCGGTGATCGACCGGCTGGAAGAGGACCACGAATACCTCACTGAGGGAGGCGTTTTCACGCCCGACCTGATCGAGACGTGGATCAGCTTCAAGCGCGAGAACGAGATCCTGCCGGTCCAGATCCGGCCGCACCCGTACGAGTTCGCGCTGTACTACGACGTGTAG
- a CDS encoding TetR/AcrR family transcriptional regulator has translation MAVERRTRRAGGARRAAAVEAAAGVLAERGYENARFADVAQASGTAISTLQNYFGSREDMLIEAMRHTTEAEVAALEAVADAERDPWNCLVTMIDRNLNTPIRNHQLLIEFWRSGARDGELRDYGEEGWSRYRAPFLRTVIAGRDSGVFKPVVAAEEVVDLLFATLVGAMIPRVLRFPDWSSDGFRTALLRQLAGTLGRPGYA, from the coding sequence GTGGCTGTTGAACGTCGAACGCGGCGGGCCGGGGGTGCGCGCCGGGCCGCCGCGGTCGAAGCTGCCGCCGGCGTGCTGGCCGAGCGGGGGTACGAAAACGCCCGCTTTGCCGATGTCGCGCAGGCAAGCGGCACGGCCATCAGCACGCTGCAGAACTACTTCGGCTCGCGCGAAGACATGCTGATTGAGGCGATGCGGCACACGACCGAGGCCGAAGTGGCCGCCCTCGAGGCCGTCGCCGACGCCGAACGCGACCCGTGGAATTGCCTGGTCACGATGATCGACCGCAACCTGAACACGCCGATCCGCAATCACCAACTGCTGATCGAGTTCTGGCGCTCGGGCGCCCGCGACGGGGAGTTGCGTGACTACGGCGAGGAGGGCTGGTCGCGCTACCGCGCGCCGTTTCTGCGTACCGTGATCGCGGGTCGCGACTCCGGCGTCTTCAAGCCGGTGGTCGCTGCCGAGGAGGTCGTCGATCTGCTGTTCGCCACCTTGGTCGGCGCCATGATTCCTCGGGTGCTGCGCTTTCCCGACTGGTCGTCGGACGGATTCCGGACCGCGTTGCTGCGGCAGCTCGCCGGGACGCTGGGGCGCCCCGGGTACGCCTAG
- a CDS encoding helix-turn-helix transcriptional regulator has protein sequence MQPTRIRLSTKQAAEHLGIPEATLRWWRHRGDLGPRSYALSARHVVYDLADLDAWAEQRKAETQRCGA, from the coding sequence ATGCAACCAACACGAATCCGTCTCAGCACAAAGCAAGCAGCCGAACACCTTGGAATACCCGAAGCGACCCTCCGGTGGTGGCGGCACAGGGGGGACCTGGGGCCGCGCTCCTACGCACTGTCCGCACGGCATGTCGTTTACGACCTAGCCGACCTCGACGCGTGGGCTGAGCAGCGAAAGGCTGAGACCCAACGTTGTGGGGCATGA